Proteins encoded within one genomic window of Tigriopus californicus strain San Diego chromosome 12, Tcal_SD_v2.1, whole genome shotgun sequence:
- the LOC131891605 gene encoding venom allergen 3-like, with translation MKIIATILCLVPILALKEVNAGCEECIIERGNQNINDGPCFISNTPYGQRPVCIGKEGRKIFDCSKEDVHCKLTNKTLEDCGTPLISPDGLGFHGGNPDQCDSKIAIYDDCMADSDYYKCRFGSTHTMAKYGCGSGSYCQDVCSYGLTSQAEIDSIVNKHNELRAKVANCHETLAYNTDAPQPCAKNMNKLKWDPELAKVAQRWAQACDGYHDTNRAVHGYSSVGQNYAAFWSSNVTSLTSPEASIQAWYDEVKDMSPKAVSAFSTGPSFAAPGKPISHYTQVVWAKTTHVGCGRLIYEYPFTNATTTLFAEAFVCNYGNGGNILGSPIYDIASSPADVGTGCSGTVENGLCV, from the exons ATGAAGATCATTGCAACAATCCTTTGCTTGGTGCCCATCTTGGCTCTCAAAGAAGTCAACGCCGGTTGCGAAGAATGTATAATTGAAAGGGGTAATCAAAACATCAATGATGGTCCCTGTTTCATCTCCAATACGCCGTATGGTCAACGACCG GTGTGCATTGGAAAAGAGGGTAGAAAAATCTTCGATTGTTCGAAGGAAGATGTTCACTGCAAGTTGACAAACAAGACACTTGAAGATTGCGGAACGCCCCTTATCTCCCCGGATGGTCTCGGCTTTCATGGTGGGAATCCAGACCAATGCGATTCAAAAATTGCCATCTAT GATGACTGCATGGCCGACAGCGATTATTACAAATGCAGGTTCGGAAGTACCCACACCATGGCCAAATATGGATGTGGATCTGGAAGCTATTGCCAAGACGTTTGCAGTTATGGGTTGACATCACAG GCCGAGATTGATTCCATCGTCAACAAGCACAACGAGTTGCGAGCCAAAGTGGCCAACTGCCATGAAACCCTGGCTTACAACACTGATGCTCCGCAACCCTGCGCCAAGAATATGAACAAGTTAAAGTGGGACCCTGAGTTGGCCAAAGTGGCTCAAAGATGGGCTCAAGCTTGTGATGGCTATCATGACACGAATAGGGCAGTTCATGGATATTCGTCCGTTGGGCAAAATTATGCTGCTTTTTGGTCCTCTAACGTGACCTCATTGACATCACCGGAAGCTTCAATTCAAGCGTGGTATGATGAG GTGAAAGACATGAGTCCCAAAGCAGTTTCAGCCTTCTCAACTGGTCCATCTTTTGCTGCCCCAGGCAAGCCTATTAGTCATTACACCCAAGTGGTTTGGGCTAAAACCACCCATGTGGGTTGTGGACGCCTCATCTACGAGTATCCCTTTACTAATGCAACTACAACTCTCTTTGCCGAG GCGTTTGTTTGCAATTATGGTAATGGAGGTAATATATTGGGGTCTCCCATCTATGACATTGCCTCTTCTCCGGCCGATGTTGGCACTGGATGTTCCGGGACCGTGGAGAATGGTCTCTGTGTCTGA